The genomic DNA TCCGACAATATCATCTATATTTTCATTATAAACAAGAATCTTAGAAAGTCCAGTCTCTACAAAACGGGAACGTAGTTCCTCAAGGGCAGCCGTCTTATCGCAAGCCACAATTTCCGTACGGGGAACGATGCAATCACGCAAACGCACATTCGAAAAATCAAGTGCATTCTGAAAAATCTTTACCTCCGTATCCATATCCGAATTTTGAGGCGCATCTTCAATGCTCTGCTGGATAAAATAATCAAGGTCGACTTTGCCCAGCGCCCGTTGCGTCGAACCGGTCACATTCTTTACACCAGCAATTTTCAGAATCAGGAAAGAAAGCAAAGAAGAAAATTTAGAAACCGGATACAAAACAACATATATGATTAACAAAGGTACCGAAAACAACGTAAGCGAAAAATTCGGATTCAATTTAAAAACAGTTTTTGGAATAAATTCTCCGGTAAACAATATCAGGATAGTCGAGATAATAGACTGAGTCAAAACAATCAGTGCCTCGTTATTTACCACACGAGCAATAAGAGGTTCCAGTATAATCGCCATCTGCAAACCGTAGACCACCAACGCTATATTGTTTCCGACCAGCATTGTAGATATAAACTGATGCGGGTTCCGGTAAAATATATCCAGAATCTTACTCGTCAAGCTTTTTTCCTTTTTATCAAGTTCGAAACGTAACTTATTGGAAGAGATAAAGGCTATCTCCATTCCTGAAAAGAATGCAGAAAAAGCCAATGATATTAATATGTATGTAAGTGCACCCATTACTTCGTTTTATCCATCTCGGCCGGCACCAATTTTCGTGGAACCACTTTTTCCTTCTGTGCCGGTTGCTTCTGCGGAACAGTCTCCATAGCAGGGTTGGCAGCTATGGGCATAGAATCTACCGGAACAATATTTTGGGTTGAATCAGTCGTTACCGATTCACTGACAGGGAATACTCCTTGAGAATTAAATATTTTATATTGAGTCATATTCTGATTCGACTCGAATCCGATACCCGTTATGATTTTATCATCCTCTTGTATCCGAATGTATTTATCAGAATAGACCTTTTCCTCTTTCTGGTCCCAAAAAAGCAAGGAAGTTTCAAATTTTTTCCCTTCCAGATTCTCAACCCTCACATTGCCAATCAGCTTCCATAGTCCTTTCTTCTCATAATTATAAGCCGTATCCGCTTTAAGACTCGCTTCAATATTAAATAAAGTATCGAATTTTTCCACATAAATACCTTCAGGAAAATATGAGAACGGCTCTTTTGCCTTATCGAATTTCAAAAATTCTTTAGCGATAGCACGATAGCGTGTAATCCCCGAATCGGAGAACTGAGTAGTATAATCAGTAGTCCTCAACGTATAAGTTGTTTCAGGATCGAAAGCAACCACAACCACCTCCTTGTTATCGCCATTACAAGAGGCAGTAAATAAAAGAAGCATAACAACTACCGCAAAGATAGTTGTTATGCCTTGTTCGTTCGTTTTACAAAGAAAACGGTTCTTAATCATAATTATCTGATTGTGACAGTCTCACCAATCCAGCCCCCGATTTTGAAAGCTTTTCCTTTTTCCAGATCCGGATGCATGAAAACTTCTTCCGTAGAAGGAAGGTGAGCACGATAAGTATTAGCCAATTTACCAGCGTCTTCTGCCACATTCTGATCTACCTGTCTTGCCTTTTCAAATTTATCGATAGCTGCATAGTAAACAGCTTTGGCCAAAACGGCATCATTCGGATAGATAGATTTTGCAGATTTAGCATACATATTGCCAATCAGTATATACGGCGCACCGTAATCAGGATTGGTTTCAATTGCTTTTTGACAATATTGTCTTGCTTTTGACATATTGTTCTGTTCGAACAACAGTACACCGATCAGATAATAGTCTTCAGCCTTTGAAACTGCATCTGTTTCCATATTGGCTGCTTCTTCAAAATACT from Parabacteroides merdae ATCC 43184 includes the following:
- a CDS encoding hemolysin family protein: MGALTYILISLAFSAFFSGMEIAFISSNKLRFELDKKEKSLTSKILDIFYRNPHQFISTMLVGNNIALVVYGLQMAIILEPLIARVVNNEALIVLTQSIISTILILFTGEFIPKTVFKLNPNFSLTLFSVPLLIIYVVLYPVSKFSSLLSFLILKIAGVKNVTGSTQRALGKVDLDYFIQQSIEDAPQNSDMDTEVKIFQNALDFSNVRLRDCIVPRTEIVACDKTAALEELRSRFVETGLSKILVYNENIDDIVGYIHSSEMFKNPEDWTQSIRSVSIVPETMAANKLMKVLMQDKKSMAVVVDEFGGTSGIVTLEDLVEEIFGEIEDEHDIKSYVAKKVGDDEYLLSGRIEIDTLNEKFDLELPESDDYVTIAGFILHFYQKFPKLNETIVIDKYSFKIVKVTATKIELVRMKVVS
- the lptC gene encoding LPS export ABC transporter periplasmic protein LptC, producing the protein MIKNRFLCKTNEQGITTIFAVVVMLLLFTASCNGDNKEVVVVAFDPETTYTLRTTDYTTQFSDSGITRYRAIAKEFLKFDKAKEPFSYFPEGIYVEKFDTLFNIEASLKADTAYNYEKKGLWKLIGNVRVENLEGKKFETSLLFWDQKEEKVYSDKYIRIQEDDKIITGIGFESNQNMTQYKIFNSQGVFPVSESVTTDSTQNIVPVDSMPIAANPAMETVPQKQPAQKEKVVPRKLVPAEMDKTK